A region of Pseudomonas leptonychotis DNA encodes the following proteins:
- the murB gene encoding UDP-N-acetylmuramate dehydrogenase, translating into MSLQVRTQVSLKPYNSFAVEAQASHFAEAENDQQVREALSYAQTQQLPLLLLGGGSNLLLTADVDALVLRMASRGIRVLSDDCERVVIEAEAGEPWHPFVQWTLAQGFTGLENLSLIPGTVGAAPVQNIGAYGVELKDLFAGLTALDRHSGEQREFSLQDCAFAYRDSLFKRESGRWVILRVRFALSRAAALHLDYGPVRQRLQEQGISAPTALDVSQAICAIRSEKLPDPVELGNAGSFFKNPLVSSELVQRLRVEYVDLVAYAQADGQFKLAAGWLIERAGWKGFREGDAGVHRLQALVLVNYGAATGAQLLTLAQRIQADIAQRFAVELEIEPNVL; encoded by the coding sequence ATGAGCTTGCAGGTGCGTACTCAGGTATCGCTGAAACCCTATAACAGCTTTGCCGTCGAGGCCCAGGCCAGCCATTTTGCCGAGGCCGAGAACGATCAGCAGGTGCGCGAAGCGCTGAGTTATGCGCAAACGCAGCAGTTGCCTCTGTTATTGCTCGGTGGCGGCAGTAATCTGCTGTTGACTGCCGACGTAGACGCACTGGTGTTGCGCATGGCCAGTCGCGGTATTCGCGTGCTCAGCGATGACTGCGAGCGTGTTGTGATCGAGGCAGAGGCGGGGGAGCCCTGGCATCCGTTTGTACAGTGGACGCTGGCACAGGGGTTCACTGGTTTGGAAAACCTCAGCTTGATTCCCGGCACTGTGGGCGCGGCTCCGGTGCAGAATATCGGTGCGTACGGCGTTGAGCTGAAGGATCTGTTTGCCGGTTTGACCGCCTTGGATCGGCACAGTGGCGAGCAGCGCGAGTTCTCTCTGCAGGACTGCGCCTTTGCCTACCGCGACAGCCTGTTCAAGCGCGAAAGCGGGCGTTGGGTCATCCTGCGGGTGCGCTTTGCCTTGAGTCGCGCTGCTGCGCTGCATCTGGACTACGGTCCGGTGCGTCAGCGTCTGCAAGAGCAGGGCATCAGTGCCCCGACGGCGCTGGATGTCAGCCAGGCCATCTGCGCCATTCGCAGCGAAAAATTGCCTGACCCGGTTGAGCTAGGCAATGCCGGTAGCTTCTTCAAGAACCCGTTGGTATCGAGTGAACTGGTGCAACGTTTGCGCGTCGAGTATGTCGATCTAGTGGCGTATGCCCAGGCCGACGGGCAGTTCAAACTGGCCGCGGGCTGGTTGATCGAGCGCGCGGGTTGGAAGGGCTTTCGTGAGGGTGATGCGGGTGTGCATCGTTTGCAGGCGCTGGTGCTGGTCAATTACGGCGCCGCCACGGGGGCGCAGTTGTTGACACTGGCGCAGCGTATTCAGGCGGATATCGCCCAGCGTTTTGCGGTTGAGTTGGAGATTGAGCCAAACGTGCTGTAA
- a CDS encoding HAD-IA family hydrolase: MSDYQLLIFDWDGTLVDSIGRIVAAMHLAADACELPRCTDEQVRGIIGLGLPEAIRCLYPDMHDVFVAQRLRQSYSENYLALETEPSALFHGVAEGLAAFRAEGYRLAVATGKGRHGLQRVLADRGWLDYFDYSRCADETASKPDPLMLHEILAQSGMAASQALMVGDSSFDLLMAQRAGMDCVAVGYGAQPLQALRECQPTLAIECFTELRAWLGRRASNQSIEVVLHDR; encoded by the coding sequence GTGAGTGATTATCAGCTGCTGATCTTCGATTGGGACGGCACGCTGGTCGATTCCATCGGTCGTATTGTCGCGGCAATGCATCTGGCGGCTGATGCCTGTGAGTTGCCACGCTGCACGGATGAGCAGGTGCGCGGCATTATCGGCCTGGGCTTGCCTGAGGCCATTCGTTGTCTATATCCCGATATGCATGATGTGTTCGTTGCGCAGCGCCTGCGGCAAAGCTACAGCGAAAACTACCTGGCTCTGGAGACCGAGCCTTCGGCGCTGTTTCACGGCGTGGCTGAGGGCTTGGCGGCGTTTCGTGCCGAGGGTTATCGCTTGGCGGTGGCGACAGGCAAAGGTCGCCATGGTTTGCAGCGCGTGCTGGCTGATCGTGGTTGGTTGGATTATTTCGACTACAGCCGCTGCGCCGATGAGACAGCGAGCAAGCCCGACCCGCTGATGCTGCACGAAATACTTGCGCAAAGCGGCATGGCTGCCAGTCAGGCGCTCATGGTGGGTGACTCATCTTTTGATCTATTAATGGCGCAGCGCGCGGGTATGGATTGTGTGGCGGTGGGTTACGGTGCTCAGCCATTGCAGGCATTGCGTGAATGTCAGCCAACGCTGGCAATAGAATGTTTTACCGAGTTGCGCGCCTGGCTAGGTCGGCGTGCGTCTAATCAGTCCATTGAGGTGGTGTTGCATGACAGATGA
- the rpmF gene encoding 50S ribosomal protein L32, producing the protein MAVQQNKKSRSARDMRRSHDALTASTLSVEKTTGEIHLRHHVSPEGVYRGRKVIDKGADE; encoded by the coding sequence ATGGCTGTTCAGCAGAACAAAAAATCCCGTTCCGCCCGTGACATGCGTCGTTCGCACGATGCTCTCACCGCAAGCACCTTGTCGGTTGAGAAAACCACCGGTGAAATCCACCTGCGTCACCACGTATCGCCAGAAGGCGTTTACCGTGGCCGTAAAGTGATCGACAAGGGCGCTGACGAGTAA
- the rluC gene encoding 23S rRNA pseudouridine(955/2504/2580) synthase RluC, with protein sequence MTNPSPPTSGVQLLEVAPELAGQRIDNFLRTQLKGVPKTLIYRILRKGEVRVNKGRIKPEYKLQAGDIIRVPPLRLAERDEPEPLAQGLLQRLEAAIVYEDKALIVLNKPAGIAVHGGSGLNYGVIEAFRQLRPDAKDIELVHRLDRDTSGLLMIAKKRSMLRHLHEALRGDGVDKRYMALVRGNWATAKKQVNAPLLKSNLRSGERMVEVNPEGKEALTMFRVLRRFGEFATLVEARPITGRTHQIRVHAQHGGHCIAGDSKYGDDDFTKEIRALGGKRLFLHAYELIVPLPEGGKLKVEAPVDEMWARTVERLLSE encoded by the coding sequence ATGACAAATCCTTCCCCTCCAACCTCCGGCGTCCAGCTGCTCGAGGTTGCGCCGGAACTTGCCGGCCAGCGCATTGATAACTTCCTCCGTACGCAGTTGAAAGGCGTGCCAAAGACCTTGATTTACCGGATTTTGCGTAAGGGCGAAGTGCGTGTGAACAAGGGACGGATCAAGCCTGAGTACAAGCTACAGGCCGGTGACATTATTCGTGTGCCGCCGCTGCGCCTGGCTGAGCGCGATGAGCCGGAGCCGCTTGCCCAAGGGCTCTTGCAGCGACTTGAGGCGGCGATCGTCTATGAAGATAAAGCGCTGATTGTGCTGAACAAGCCTGCGGGAATTGCTGTGCATGGCGGCAGTGGTCTTAATTACGGGGTTATCGAGGCTTTTCGCCAGTTGCGTCCTGATGCCAAGGATATTGAGTTGGTGCACCGTCTGGATCGCGATACCTCCGGTTTATTGATGATTGCAAAAAAGCGCAGCATGTTGCGGCATTTGCATGAGGCTCTGCGTGGCGATGGCGTGGATAAGCGCTATATGGCGTTGGTGCGCGGCAATTGGGCTACCGCCAAGAAGCAGGTCAATGCGCCCCTGCTTAAAAGCAATCTGCGTTCTGGTGAGCGTATGGTTGAAGTTAATCCTGAAGGCAAGGAAGCGCTGACCATGTTTCGTGTGCTGCGCCGCTTTGGTGAGTTTGCCACGCTGGTTGAGGCTCGCCCTATCACTGGGCGTACCCATCAAATTCGCGTGCATGCGCAGCATGGCGGGCATTGCATTGCTGGAGATAGCAAGTACGGCGATGACGACTTCACCAAGGAAATTCGTGCCCTGGGCGGCAAGCGTCTGTTTTTGCATGCGTATGAGCTAATCGTGCCTTTGCCCGAAGGTGGCAAGCTCAAGGTGGAGGCTCCGGTCGATGAAATGTGGGCGCGAACCGTGGAGCGCCTGCTGAGTGAGTGA
- the fabD gene encoding ACP S-malonyltransferase, whose product MSASLAFVFPGQGSQSLAMLAEHGAQRSLILDTFAEASEALGYDLWALTQQGPEEQLNQTDKTQPAILTASVALWRAWLAETSARPAFVAGHSLGEYSALVAAGSLSLAAAAKLVEHRGQLMQQAVPAGQGGMAAILGLEDADVLAACAEAAQGEVVSAVNFNAPGQVVIAGGAAAVERAIEVCKARGAKRAMPLPVSVPSHCALMRPAAERFAEAVAAIDWQTPRIALVQNVSAAVVTDLDALKRDLLAQLYSPVRWVESIVCLSTQGVTDLVECGPGKVLSGLNKRCVKGINIHNLETPDAFAAASAALV is encoded by the coding sequence ATGTCTGCATCTCTCGCATTCGTCTTTCCGGGCCAGGGTTCCCAGTCGCTGGCCATGCTCGCCGAACATGGTGCGCAACGGTCGTTGATCCTCGATACCTTTGCCGAGGCTTCCGAAGCCCTCGGTTACGATCTCTGGGCACTGACTCAGCAAGGCCCAGAAGAACAACTCAACCAAACCGATAAAACTCAGCCGGCAATTCTTACGGCTTCTGTGGCGCTTTGGCGTGCCTGGTTGGCAGAAACTAGCGCGCGCCCGGCTTTCGTCGCCGGTCATAGCCTGGGTGAGTATTCTGCGCTGGTTGCTGCCGGTAGCTTATCGCTGGCTGCAGCAGCAAAGCTGGTTGAGCACCGTGGCCAATTGATGCAGCAGGCCGTGCCGGCTGGGCAGGGCGGCATGGCGGCCATTCTCGGCTTGGAAGATGCTGATGTATTGGCAGCTTGCGCCGAGGCTGCGCAAGGTGAAGTAGTCAGTGCGGTTAATTTCAATGCCCCCGGTCAGGTGGTAATCGCCGGCGGCGCAGCAGCCGTTGAGCGTGCCATTGAGGTGTGCAAGGCGCGTGGTGCCAAGCGCGCTATGCCATTGCCGGTTAGTGTTCCGTCGCATTGCGCGTTGATGCGTCCGGCTGCGGAACGTTTTGCCGAGGCGGTCGCCGCGATTGACTGGCAGACCCCACGTATTGCGTTGGTGCAGAACGTCAGTGCTGCTGTGGTGACTGATCTGGATGCGCTTAAGCGTGATTTGTTGGCTCAGCTATACAGCCCTGTACGCTGGGTTGAATCGATTGTTTGTCTGTCTACGCAAGGTGTGACTGATTTGGTCGAGTGCGGGCCTGGTAAGGTCTTGTCTGGCCTGAACAAGCGCTGCGTTAAAGGCATCAATATTCATAACTTGGAAACCCCGGACGCCTTTGCCGCTGCAAGCGCGGCACTGGTTTGA
- a CDS encoding YceD family protein codes for MSNDPIPPHVDPRKLADRSATLEGKLQLADLQRLCGPLADNQGMVRTKFFFERDERNAVVFHSELEVEVKMVCQRCLELVTLSIYSECDYAVVKVGGNTQSVPQGYDVIELDEDPLDLLALVEEELLLALPIVPAHDPKDCQQPAGLEEPESSEDEVTRSNPFSVLAQLKRDPNV; via the coding sequence ATGTCAAATGACCCGATTCCACCTCACGTTGATCCGCGCAAATTAGCTGATCGCAGCGCTACCCTCGAAGGTAAGCTGCAACTTGCAGATTTGCAGCGTCTCTGCGGCCCGCTTGCCGATAACCAAGGCATGGTGCGTACGAAGTTCTTTTTCGAGCGCGACGAGCGCAATGCTGTAGTTTTTCACAGCGAGCTCGAGGTTGAAGTCAAGATGGTTTGCCAGCGTTGTCTGGAGCTAGTCACTTTGTCGATCTACAGCGAGTGTGATTACGCTGTGGTGAAAGTAGGTGGTAATACCCAGTCAGTGCCGCAAGGCTATGATGTTATTGAGTTAGATGAAGACCCATTGGATCTGCTGGCGCTGGTTGAGGAGGAGCTTCTGCTTGCCTTGCCCATTGTCCCGGCTCATGACCCTAAAGATTGCCAGCAGCCGGCCGGCCTCGAAGAGCCCGAGTCGAGCGAGGACGAGGTAACGCGGTCCAACCCGTTCAGTGTATTGGCGCAGTTAAAGCGTGACCCAAACGTTTAG
- the plsX gene encoding phosphate acyltransferase PlsX codes for MSAPIIAIDAMGGDFGPHCIVPASIACLAEYPSLHLVLVGQSELIESLIARHSGVDRARLRVEHADEVIGMDDQPAQALRGKPDSSMRISLELVRDGVAQACVSAGNTGALMALSRHVLKTLPGIDRPAMVTAIPTQAGFCHLLDLGANVDCSAEHLYQFAVMGSVTAEALGTVSPRVALLNVGTEEVKGNQQVKLAASLLQQSQGLNYIGFVEGDGLYRGEADVVVCDGFVGNVLLKSSEGLAAMIAGRIEVLFKSSLVAKMVGTLALPLLRRLQGELAPAKHNGASFVGLQGIVVKSHGAAGPEGFKSAIRRALQEIDENLPERLQGRLEEHLS; via the coding sequence TTGTCCGCTCCGATCATCGCGATTGATGCAATGGGTGGGGACTTCGGTCCCCACTGCATTGTTCCAGCTAGCATAGCTTGCTTGGCTGAATACCCCTCGTTGCACCTGGTCCTTGTCGGCCAATCCGAACTTATTGAATCCTTGATTGCCCGCCATTCCGGCGTTGATCGTGCGCGCCTGCGAGTTGAGCATGCTGACGAGGTCATTGGCATGGATGATCAACCTGCTCAAGCGTTGCGCGGCAAACCCGACTCTTCGATGCGTATTAGCTTGGAGTTGGTGCGCGATGGCGTTGCGCAGGCCTGTGTCAGTGCCGGAAATACCGGTGCACTGATGGCATTGTCGCGCCATGTACTGAAAACCTTGCCCGGCATTGATCGCCCGGCCATGGTCACGGCTATCCCAACACAGGCAGGTTTCTGCCATCTACTTGATTTGGGAGCCAATGTTGATTGCAGTGCCGAACATCTTTATCAGTTTGCGGTGATGGGCTCAGTTACTGCAGAGGCGCTGGGCACGGTGTCTCCGCGTGTGGCGTTGCTCAATGTGGGCACTGAAGAGGTCAAGGGTAATCAGCAGGTCAAGCTGGCGGCCAGTTTGTTGCAGCAGTCGCAAGGGTTGAATTACATCGGTTTTGTCGAAGGTGATGGGCTTTATCGAGGAGAGGCTGACGTCGTGGTTTGCGATGGTTTTGTCGGTAATGTTTTGCTCAAATCCAGTGAAGGTTTGGCGGCCATGATTGCGGGGCGCATCGAGGTGTTATTCAAATCCAGCCTTGTAGCCAAGATGGTGGGCACCTTGGCGCTACCATTGCTGCGTCGTTTGCAGGGTGAATTGGCCCCCGCTAAACACAACGGGGCTAGTTTCGTCGGCTTGCAGGGTATTGTGGTGAAGAGCCATGGCGCCGCTGGGCCTGAAGGTTTTAAGAGCGCTATTCGCCGGGCGTTACAGGAAATTGACGAAAATTTGCCTGAGCGTTTACAGGGGCGCCTGGAAGAACACCTGTCTTAG
- a CDS encoding low molecular weight protein-tyrosine-phosphatase, which produces MRVLFVCLGNICRSPTAEGVLRHKLREAGLEGRVEVDSAGTGDWHVGKAADIRTRQAAQQRGYDLSALRGRQVKPEDFHAFDLILAMDNSNFHDLQQLRPGNGAAELDLFLRRYQLALDEVPDPYYGGDAGFAQVLDLIEQACDALVLELKGRL; this is translated from the coding sequence ATGCGCGTTTTGTTCGTCTGCTTGGGCAATATCTGCCGCTCGCCCACGGCCGAAGGCGTGTTGCGCCACAAGCTGCGCGAGGCCGGGCTGGAAGGGCGCGTCGAGGTTGATTCGGCCGGCACCGGCGACTGGCATGTGGGCAAGGCGGCGGACATCCGCACACGTCAGGCCGCGCAGCAACGTGGTTATGACCTGTCTGCCCTGCGCGGTCGGCAGGTCAAGCCTGAGGACTTCCATGCCTTTGACCTGATTTTGGCCATGGATAACAGCAATTTTCATGACCTGCAGCAGCTGCGTCCGGGCAATGGTGCGGCCGAGTTGGATCTGTTCTTGCGCCGTTATCAGCTGGCGCTGGATGAAGTGCCAGACCCTTATTACGGTGGTGACGCCGGTTTTGCCCAGGTGCTGGATTTGATCGAACAAGCCTGTGATGCCCTGGTGCTCGAACTCAAGGGGCGTTTATGA
- the rne gene encoding ribonuclease E: MKRMLINATQPEELRVALVDGQKLYDLDIESGAREQKKSNIYKGKITRVEPSLEAAFVDFGSDRHGFLPLKEISREYFSKAPEGRVNIKDVLKEGQEVIVQVEKEERGNKGAALTTFISLAGRYLVLMPNNPRAGGISRRIEGEERNELREALNGLIAPSDMGLIVRTAGLGRSSEEMQWDLDYLLQLWTAIKEASLDRAAPFLIYQESNVIIRAIRDYLRQDIGEVLVDSIEAQQEALSFINQVMPQYASKIKLYEDSVPLFNRFQIESQIETAFQREVKLPSGGSIVIDPTEALVSIDINSARATKGSDIEETALQTNLEAAEEIARQLRLRDIGGLIVIDFIDMTPAKNQRAVEEKVRESLEADRARVQVGRISRFGLLEMSRQRLRPSLGESSGIVCPRCNGQGIIRDVESLSLAILRLIEEEALKDRTAEVRAQVPIPVAAFLLNEKRNSITKIELRSRARIVIIPNDHLETPHFEVQRIRDDSPEAQSTQSSYEMAVVEVEEEKQAAATRTLVRQEAAIKTAPQRTAPTPVEAVAVKPVASTEPSLFKGLVKSLVSLFAAKEEEKPAVIEKKTSERPQRSDERRNGRQQNRSRGGRNNEDRKPREERAPREERAPREERQPRAAREERAPREERAPREERSPRDVVEVREPQEVRQSRPPREERQPRDRKPREERQPRELREPLDAAQGDSPAVATEEVRAERPQREPRQPRQPREERQPRAEQAAAAADEDVLNTEEALQDDEQDDSEGGDRPRRRSRGQRRRSNRRERQSDANGNPIEGSEEAAEGSAETNDVVVAAATAAVISSAEAASQAPAKAAPVVSEQPSETVASEAPQTAVETVAVEAASNPVVEANEAPVQPVEVSEAAPAPAAVETPAPVAQVVEAPAEPVAEPVAEVAVVEAAPAVVASSTGRAPNDPREVRRRQRELERQAREAAEAPVAAPQVEAAEPVAEVVAEAVVETAAEAPASIEVVEPKAETGVQAEDQASKEPQSSLFTEVEADEQDKEAVKPQI, from the coding sequence ATGAAAAGAATGCTGATTAACGCAACTCAACCTGAAGAGCTGCGTGTCGCCCTAGTAGATGGGCAAAAACTCTACGACCTGGACATCGAGTCCGGTGCCCGTGAGCAGAAAAAATCCAACATCTACAAAGGCAAAATCACCCGCGTAGAGCCTAGCCTCGAAGCCGCTTTTGTTGATTTCGGCTCTGACCGCCACGGCTTCCTCCCGCTTAAAGAAATCTCCCGCGAATACTTCAGCAAGGCCCCAGAAGGCCGCGTCAACATTAAAGACGTGCTCAAGGAAGGCCAGGAAGTCATCGTTCAGGTCGAGAAAGAAGAGCGTGGCAACAAGGGCGCAGCCCTGACCACCTTCATCAGCTTGGCCGGTCGTTACCTGGTATTGATGCCAAACAACCCGCGCGCCGGTGGTATCTCGCGTCGTATTGAAGGTGAAGAGCGCAACGAACTGCGTGAAGCACTGAACGGCCTGATCGCCCCGAGCGACATGGGCTTGATCGTGCGCACCGCCGGCCTGGGCCGCTCCAGCGAAGAAATGCAGTGGGACCTCGATTACCTGCTGCAACTCTGGACTGCGATCAAAGAAGCCTCACTGGACCGCGCCGCGCCTTTCCTGATCTACCAGGAAAGCAACGTGATCATCCGCGCCATCCGCGACTACCTGCGCCAGGACATCGGCGAAGTACTGGTCGATAGCATTGAGGCGCAACAAGAAGCCCTGAGCTTTATCAATCAGGTGATGCCGCAGTACGCCAGCAAGATCAAGCTGTATGAAGACAGCGTACCGCTGTTCAACCGCTTCCAGATCGAAAGCCAGATCGAAACCGCCTTCCAGCGCGAAGTGAAACTGCCATCCGGCGGCTCCATCGTGATCGACCCGACCGAAGCCTTGGTGTCCATCGACATCAACTCGGCGCGTGCGACCAAAGGCAGCGACATCGAAGAAACCGCCCTGCAAACCAACCTGGAAGCGGCTGAAGAAATCGCCCGCCAGCTGCGTCTGCGTGATATCGGCGGCCTAATCGTCATCGACTTTATCGACATGACCCCGGCGAAAAATCAGCGCGCCGTCGAAGAAAAAGTCCGCGAAAGCCTCGAAGCTGACCGTGCCCGCGTTCAAGTGGGCCGAATCTCACGTTTCGGCCTGCTGGAAATGTCGCGTCAGCGCCTGCGTCCATCGCTCGGCGAAAGCAGCGGCATCGTCTGCCCACGCTGCAATGGCCAAGGCATCATCCGCGACGTCGAATCGCTGTCGCTGGCGATCCTGCGCCTGATCGAAGAAGAAGCCCTGAAAGACCGCACCGCTGAAGTTCGCGCCCAAGTGCCAATTCCAGTTGCTGCTTTCCTGCTCAACGAAAAACGCAACTCGATCACCAAGATTGAGCTGCGTAGCCGCGCACGCATTGTAATCATCCCGAATGATCATCTGGAAACGCCACACTTCGAAGTGCAGCGTATTCGTGATGACAGCCCAGAAGCTCAATCCACTCAGTCCAGCTATGAAATGGCCGTGGTTGAAGTGGAAGAAGAAAAGCAGGCTGCCGCGACCCGCACCCTGGTGCGCCAGGAAGCCGCTATCAAGACCGCGCCACAGCGCACCGCGCCAACCCCGGTTGAAGCCGTTGCCGTTAAGCCTGTAGCTAGCACCGAGCCAAGCCTGTTCAAAGGTCTGGTCAAGTCGCTGGTCAGCTTGTTCGCGGCCAAGGAAGAAGAGAAACCGGCCGTCATCGAGAAGAAAACCAGCGAACGCCCTCAGCGTAGCGATGAGCGCCGCAACGGTCGCCAGCAAAATCGCAGCCGTGGCGGCCGCAACAACGAAGACCGCAAGCCACGCGAAGAACGTGCACCACGTGAAGAACGCGCACCGCGCGAAGAGCGTCAACCTCGCGCTGCCCGTGAAGAACGCGCACCGCGCGAAGAGCGCGCGCCACGTGAGGAGCGCAGCCCACGTGACGTCGTAGAAGTTCGCGAGCCGCAGGAAGTACGCCAGTCGCGCCCACCGCGCGAAGAGCGTCAGCCGCGTGACCGTAAGCCACGTGAAGAACGCCAACCGCGCGAACTGCGTGAGCCGCTGGATGCCGCACAGGGTGATAGCCCAGCTGTAGCAACTGAAGAAGTTCGCGCCGAACGCCCACAACGCGAACCGCGCCAGCCACGTCAGCCACGCGAAGAGCGTCAGCCACGTGCTGAACAGGCCGCTGCTGCAGCCGACGAAGATGTACTCAATACTGAAGAAGCGCTGCAGGACGATGAGCAGGACGACAGCGAAGGTGGCGATCGCCCACGTCGCCGCTCCCGTGGTCAGCGTCGTCGCAGCAACCGCCGCGAGCGTCAGAGTGACGCGAACGGCAATCCGATCGAAGGCAGCGAAGAAGCCGCAGAAGGGTCAGCAGAAACCAATGACGTGGTAGTCGCAGCAGCGACCGCCGCTGTTATCAGCAGCGCAGAAGCAGCTAGCCAAGCGCCCGCCAAAGCCGCTCCAGTTGTTTCCGAGCAGCCAAGCGAAACCGTTGCAAGTGAAGCACCACAAACTGCTGTTGAAACAGTTGCAGTGGAAGCTGCAAGCAACCCGGTAGTCGAAGCCAACGAAGCGCCGGTACAACCCGTTGAAGTGAGTGAAGCTGCACCAGCGCCTGCTGCTGTAGAAACACCTGCTCCAGTCGCCCAGGTTGTTGAAGCACCTGCCGAGCCCGTCGCTGAGCCAGTTGCCGAAGTTGCCGTGGTTGAAGCCGCACCTGCGGTAGTCGCCAGCAGCACCGGTCGCGCACCTAACGATCCACGTGAAGTGCGCCGCCGCCAGCGTGAACTCGAGCGCCAGGCTCGCGAAGCTGCCGAAGCACCCGTTGCCGCTCCACAAGTTGAAGCTGCAGAGCCAGTAGCAGAAGTGGTTGCCGAAGCAGTGGTTGAGACTGCTGCCGAAGCGCCTGCCAGCATCGAAGTTGTCGAGCCTAAGGCAGAGACTGGAGTGCAAGCAGAAGACCAAGCAAGCAAGGAGCCGCAAAGCTCGCTGTTTACTGAAGTAGAAGCTGACGAGCAGGATAAAGAAGCGGTCAAACCGCAAATCTAA
- a CDS encoding S49 family peptidase encodes MTDEWKASTAADGEGKSWKLLEKTLLAGVQEQRRARRWGIFFKLLTFIYIFGALALFSPMLAMKKSATSGSHTAVIEVRGMIADKESASADNIVSSLRAAFEDANTKGVILRINSPGGSPVQSGYIYDEMRRLRTEYPAIKLYAVITDLGASGAYYIASAADEIYADKASLVGSIGVTAATFGFVGVMEKLGVDRRVYTSGEHKAFLDPFQPQKAEETEFWQGVLETTHRQFIASVKQGRGERLKDAEHPELFSGLIWSGEQALQLGLVDALGNTSYVAREVIGEKELVDFTVQESPFDKFAKTLGASMAERIALWMGFQGPALR; translated from the coding sequence ATGACAGATGAATGGAAAGCGTCGACAGCAGCTGATGGCGAAGGGAAAAGCTGGAAGCTGCTGGAGAAAACCCTGCTGGCCGGCGTGCAAGAACAGCGTCGGGCTCGGCGGTGGGGGATTTTCTTCAAGCTGCTGACTTTCATTTATATCTTTGGTGCGCTGGCGCTGTTTTCACCAATGCTGGCGATGAAGAAAAGTGCAACCTCGGGCAGTCATACTGCAGTGATCGAAGTGCGCGGGATGATTGCGGACAAGGAGTCGGCCAGTGCTGACAATATTGTCAGCAGCTTGCGTGCGGCCTTTGAGGATGCCAATACCAAGGGCGTGATCTTGCGGATCAATAGCCCGGGCGGTAGTCCAGTTCAGTCAGGCTATATCTACGACGAAATGCGCCGCCTGCGTACCGAATACCCGGCGATCAAGCTGTATGCGGTTATTACTGATCTGGGTGCTTCAGGGGCTTATTACATCGCCAGTGCAGCTGATGAAATCTATGCCGATAAAGCCAGTTTGGTGGGGTCTATTGGTGTCACGGCGGCCACGTTTGGGTTTGTGGGGGTGATGGAAAAGTTAGGTGTTGATCGTCGGGTATACACCTCCGGTGAGCACAAGGCGTTTCTGGATCCGTTCCAGCCGCAAAAGGCAGAGGAGACCGAGTTCTGGCAAGGTGTGCTGGAAACGACTCATCGTCAGTTTATTGCCAGTGTTAAGCAGGGGCGCGGTGAGCGCTTGAAGGATGCCGAGCATCCTGAATTGTTTTCTGGGTTGATCTGGTCAGGTGAGCAGGCGCTGCAGTTGGGCTTGGTCGATGCGTTGGGTAATACCAGTTACGTGGCGCGGGAGGTGATTGGCGAGAAGGAGTTGGTCGACTTCACTGTGCAGGAGTCACCTTTTGATAAGTTCGCCAAAACCTTGGGCGCCAGCATGGCTGAACGCATAGCGCTGTGGATGGGTTTCCAGGGGCCTGCGTTGCGTTAA
- a CDS encoding Maf family protein, producing MLPLVLASSSPYRRELLARLRLPFTWNAPDINESRQPNESAEALVRRLSQEKAHALSSTHPHHLIIGSDQVAVLGERILGKPHTLERAREQLLAASGNSVTFLTGLHLLNSSTGKQQTDCIPFTVHFRPLSEAQIMRYLNAEQPFDCAGSFKAEGLGISLFRSTEGSDSNSLIGLPLIRLVDMLHANGIDIP from the coding sequence GTGCTGCCCTTGGTGCTCGCCTCAAGCTCGCCTTACCGACGTGAATTGCTCGCCCGTCTACGCCTGCCATTCACCTGGAACGCTCCTGACATCAACGAATCGCGCCAACCAAATGAAAGCGCCGAAGCATTGGTTCGCCGCCTATCCCAGGAAAAAGCCCACGCCCTAAGCAGCACCCACCCACACCACCTGATTATCGGCTCGGATCAAGTGGCCGTGCTTGGCGAGCGCATCCTTGGCAAACCTCACACGCTGGAGCGCGCCCGCGAACAATTACTCGCCGCCAGCGGTAATAGCGTCACATTCCTAACTGGCCTACATCTACTCAACAGCTCAACCGGCAAACAGCAGACCGACTGCATCCCCTTCACCGTACATTTTCGGCCACTGAGCGAAGCGCAGATCATGCGCTACCTGAACGCCGAGCAACCCTTCGACTGCGCCGGCAGCTTTAAAGCGGAAGGCCTGGGCATTAGCCTGTTTCGCAGCACCGAAGGTAGCGACAGCAACAGCCTGATTGGCTTACCGCTGATTCGCCTAGTGGATATGCTGCACGCCAACGGCATTGATATCCCCTAA